From a single Bremerella alba genomic region:
- a CDS encoding RrF2 family transcriptional regulator, with amino-acid sequence MKLSRTVAYALQATMQLAVSDSDTPVPCSQIASKGDMPERFLLQVLRSLVNHGVLRSTRGVDGGYMLIRSPGEISLLDVIEAIEGPLDSKLPLPADPEDYTQQNLQQALQDVTATARKQLTSIKIAQLIQAPTLESIDVGTTDDELPLTPTGPESLSGGVPQAAARVHSA; translated from the coding sequence ATGAAACTATCGCGAACCGTCGCCTATGCTTTGCAGGCGACCATGCAATTAGCCGTATCAGATTCGGACACGCCAGTTCCTTGCAGTCAAATTGCTTCTAAAGGGGATATGCCGGAGCGATTTTTGCTTCAAGTCCTCCGCAGTTTGGTTAATCACGGGGTGTTACGCAGCACGCGTGGTGTCGATGGGGGGTACATGCTGATTCGATCTCCTGGCGAGATTTCGCTACTCGATGTCATCGAGGCGATTGAGGGCCCGTTGGATTCGAAACTGCCGTTACCTGCCGACCCAGAAGACTACACGCAGCAGAACCTGCAACAAGCGTTGCAGGATGTCACCGCGACAGCCCGTAAGCAGTTGACATCGATCAAGATCGCTCAACTAATCCAGGCCCCCACGCTTGAATCGATTGACGTAGGTACTACCGATGACGAATTGCCGCTCACACCGACCGGCCCAGAATCGCTCAGCGGAGGAGTACCCCAAGCAGCGGCGCGAGTCCATTCGGCTTGA
- the gatB gene encoding Asp-tRNA(Asn)/Glu-tRNA(Gln) amidotransferase subunit GatB, with amino-acid sequence MSDDYEIIIGLEVHVQLATETKLFCRCSTKFGASPNTQTCPVCLGMPGSLPVMNREAFRLGLKTACALNLNVPRFTKWDRKNYYYPDLPKGYQISQFDLPMSEDGYLWISDPKEQFEAKKVGITRAHLEEDAGKSMHDEAAGKADTRIDLNRTGTPLLEIVSEPDMRSPLEAKAYLDELKLILTYLGVSDCNMQEGSLRVDANVNLHIKSDSPKKIATPIVEIKNMNSFRAVERAIAYEITRQYDQWQETGMTIDLAPKTTRGWDDQAQVTRPQREKEDSSDYRYFPDPDLAPVITTAEEVETVQQSLCELPMAIRERLHSGYGIPAYDADVIVNQGIAAVKYYEALALKTGDAKMSSNWIQQDVLRLLKERDLEFDQFPISVERLAGLLKAIMNKEIDTTRAKDVFTQMLDSDKDAPSIMKEMGIEKVDDSELDNLVKEILEANPKAVEDLKNGVQKAVGALIGQAKKKNPNIDPGTFRAKCMELVKDM; translated from the coding sequence ATGAGCGACGATTACGAAATCATTATCGGGCTGGAAGTTCACGTGCAGTTGGCGACGGAGACTAAGCTCTTTTGTCGCTGTAGCACGAAGTTTGGGGCTTCGCCTAATACACAGACGTGTCCCGTTTGCCTGGGGATGCCGGGCTCGTTGCCGGTCATGAATCGCGAGGCGTTTCGACTGGGGCTGAAGACGGCCTGTGCGTTGAATTTGAACGTGCCTCGCTTTACGAAATGGGACCGCAAGAACTATTACTATCCGGATCTGCCCAAGGGATATCAGATCAGTCAGTTTGATCTTCCGATGTCAGAAGACGGCTATCTATGGATTAGTGATCCTAAGGAACAATTCGAGGCCAAGAAGGTCGGGATTACCCGTGCTCACTTGGAAGAAGATGCCGGCAAATCGATGCACGATGAAGCCGCCGGTAAGGCCGATACGCGGATCGACTTAAACCGTACCGGGACGCCGTTGTTGGAAATCGTGAGCGAGCCGGACATGCGTTCGCCGTTGGAAGCGAAGGCCTACCTCGATGAACTGAAGTTGATTCTGACGTACCTGGGCGTTTCCGACTGTAACATGCAGGAGGGAAGTCTTCGCGTCGATGCCAACGTCAATCTGCACATCAAGTCGGATAGCCCCAAGAAGATCGCGACGCCAATTGTCGAGATCAAAAACATGAACAGCTTCCGCGCTGTCGAGCGGGCAATCGCCTACGAGATCACTCGACAGTACGACCAGTGGCAAGAAACCGGCATGACGATCGACCTGGCTCCCAAGACAACGCGTGGTTGGGACGACCAAGCCCAGGTCACGCGTCCTCAGCGGGAAAAGGAAGATTCGAGCGACTATCGCTACTTCCCCGATCCGGACCTCGCCCCGGTAATTACCACGGCAGAAGAAGTCGAAACGGTCCAGCAGTCGCTATGCGAGCTTCCGATGGCGATTCGCGAGCGACTGCACAGTGGCTACGGCATTCCGGCCTACGATGCCGATGTGATCGTGAATCAGGGCATCGCCGCCGTGAAGTACTACGAGGCGCTGGCCCTCAAGACAGGCGACGCGAAGATGTCCAGCAACTGGATCCAGCAAGATGTGCTGCGGTTGCTAAAGGAACGCGATCTGGAGTTCGACCAGTTTCCGATCTCGGTCGAACGGCTGGCAGGCCTGCTCAAAGCGATCATGAATAAAGAGATCGATACGACTCGGGCCAAAGATGTTTTCACCCAGATGCTCGACAGCGACAAAGACGCGCCGTCGATCATGAAGGAAATGGGGATTGAAAAGGTCGACGATTCGGAACTCGACAACCTCGTCAAGGAAATCCTGGAAGCCAATCCCAAGGCGGTCGAAGACCTGAAAAACGGCGTGCAAAAAGCGGTCGGAGCGCTCATCGGTCAGGCCAAAAAGAAGAACCCTAACATCGACCCCGGCACCTTCCGTGCGAAGTGCATGGAGTTGGTAAAGGATATGTAA
- the gatA gene encoding Asp-tRNA(Asn)/Glu-tRNA(Gln) amidotransferase subunit GatA, whose translation MALYEASATQLLSQLASGEVTSVEVTQACLDRIRQHDPAVGAFLKVMDEKALAQAAEVDRKRTAGEELGLLAGVPVAVKDLLCTEGEVTTCASKMLENFVPPYSSTVIKKLEAADAVIIGKTNMDEFAMGGSTENSALGKTRNPWNNDLVPGGSSGGAAACLAAQMVPLSIGTDTGGSIRQPASFCGVVGLKPTYGRVSRFGLIAFASSLDQVGPMARTAEDTALFLEAMSGHDPQDSTSANVACPLFSKSVDQPLEGLRIGLVKEHFGDGLDGEVEKAVREAVAVYEKLGAKVVDISLPHNKYGIATYYIIAPSEASSNLARFDGAHYGHRCDEAAMLEALQKEKEAFVAAGDEVGLKRMDTPLIRMYRQSRAEGFGPEVKRRIMLGTYTLSAGYYDAFYLKALKVRRLIREDYDKAFKAVDVIVGPTAPNPAFAAGSKTNDPLAMYLEDLYTVTANLAGIPAISIPCGMTSGGLPVGLHMQAPALEEDRLLRAAYMFQKETDWHAKTPSL comes from the coding sequence ATGGCTTTGTATGAAGCGTCCGCCACCCAGTTGTTGTCTCAACTTGCATCAGGCGAAGTGACCTCAGTCGAGGTGACCCAGGCCTGTCTTGATCGGATTCGCCAGCATGACCCTGCCGTGGGTGCGTTTCTGAAGGTAATGGACGAAAAGGCGCTGGCCCAAGCTGCCGAGGTCGACCGCAAACGTACCGCAGGTGAAGAGCTGGGCCTGCTCGCTGGCGTTCCGGTCGCCGTCAAAGATCTGCTGTGCACCGAAGGGGAAGTCACTACGTGTGCTTCCAAGATGCTCGAAAACTTCGTTCCGCCGTATAGCAGCACGGTCATCAAGAAGCTGGAAGCTGCGGACGCCGTTATCATCGGTAAGACCAACATGGATGAGTTCGCCATGGGTGGTTCAACCGAGAACTCGGCTCTGGGCAAGACACGCAATCCATGGAACAACGACTTGGTTCCAGGAGGTTCTTCCGGCGGTGCAGCCGCGTGCCTGGCAGCCCAGATGGTGCCCCTTTCGATCGGTACCGACACGGGTGGTTCGATCCGCCAGCCTGCTTCGTTTTGCGGTGTTGTCGGACTGAAGCCCACCTACGGCCGGGTCAGTCGTTTTGGTCTCATCGCTTTTGCCAGCAGCTTGGACCAGGTTGGTCCCATGGCTCGCACGGCGGAAGACACCGCGTTGTTCCTGGAAGCAATGAGTGGTCACGACCCTCAGGATTCGACTTCGGCGAATGTCGCCTGTCCGCTTTTCAGCAAATCGGTCGATCAGCCGCTGGAAGGCCTGCGGATTGGCTTAGTGAAAGAGCACTTCGGCGATGGCCTCGACGGTGAAGTGGAAAAGGCCGTTCGAGAGGCCGTAGCCGTTTACGAAAAGCTGGGCGCGAAGGTCGTCGACATTTCGCTGCCGCATAACAAGTATGGCATCGCGACCTACTACATCATTGCCCCGAGCGAGGCCTCGAGTAACTTGGCTCGCTTCGATGGTGCCCATTACGGCCACCGCTGCGACGAAGCTGCGATGCTTGAAGCGTTGCAAAAGGAAAAGGAAGCTTTCGTCGCTGCCGGCGACGAAGTTGGTCTGAAGCGAATGGACACCCCGCTGATTCGCATGTATCGCCAGAGCCGCGCCGAAGGTTTTGGACCGGAAGTGAAGCGGCGAATCATGCTCGGTACCTATACGCTCAGTGCCGGGTATTACGACGCTTTCTACCTCAAGGCTCTGAAGGTTCGACGTTTGATTCGCGAAGACTACGACAAGGCATTCAAAGCCGTCGACGTGATCGTCGGCCCAACGGCCCCGAACCCTGCGTTCGCCGCCGGCTCGAAGACCAACGATCCGCTGGCCATGTATTTGGAAGACTTGTACACGGTGACCGCCAACCTGGCCGGTATCCCGGCCATTTCGATTCCGTGTGGAATGACCAGCGGAGGCCTTCCGGTCGGCCTGCATATGCAAGCCCCGGCCTTGGAAGAAGACCGCCTGTTACGAGCCGCCTACATGTTCCAAAAAGAAACCGATTGGCACGCCAAGACGCCGAGTTTGTAG
- a CDS encoding signal peptidase II produces MDSQGAVPVSRYVLFLTLAIAGCVIDLWSKSAVFAWLGMPGQNRFYWLIEPYIGFQTSLNEGALFGLGQGYTSVFAMFSVVAALGILFWLFVAKAAHDVILTTALGLITGGIFGNLYDRLGIWGQPAVRDFILFRYNEQYVWPNFNIADALLVCGAILMLWHSVFVANASVSDDASGDAS; encoded by the coding sequence GTGGATAGCCAAGGTGCTGTTCCCGTTAGCCGTTACGTTCTATTCCTGACACTGGCCATCGCAGGGTGCGTGATCGACTTGTGGAGCAAGTCGGCTGTGTTTGCCTGGTTGGGCATGCCAGGACAAAACCGCTTCTACTGGCTTATCGAGCCGTACATTGGCTTTCAAACCTCGCTCAATGAAGGTGCGCTGTTTGGCCTGGGGCAAGGGTATACCTCGGTTTTTGCCATGTTTTCTGTCGTTGCTGCGTTGGGAATTCTGTTCTGGCTATTTGTTGCCAAAGCGGCCCATGATGTGATTCTGACGACAGCACTGGGGCTGATCACCGGTGGTATCTTTGGAAACCTGTACGATCGTCTGGGCATTTGGGGACAGCCGGCAGTGCGCGACTTCATTCTCTTTCGGTACAACGAACAGTATGTTTGGCCGAACTTCAATATCGCCGATGCCTTGTTGGTCTGCGGCGCAATCTTGATGCTCTGGCACTCTGTATTCGTTGCCAATGCATCAGTCAGCGATGATGCGTCGGGTGACGCGTCGTAG
- a CDS encoding SAM hydrolase/SAM-dependent halogenase family protein, with protein sequence MFTPGGIIALTTDFQADSFYIAEMKVAAHRVARDAMIVDVTHAIAPQDVKQASWTLLRAIEAFPEGTVHVVVVDPGVGTNRKILAAMIHGQVIIGPDNGLFDVVASRYPVTAVVELNNEVYFGPRRSCTFHGRDIMAPVAGHLVRGIPLVSLGDAIHRPLVTPQAKANSFAEGTENEIHGQFVYADSFGNCVTNIFEDDIPDDWDRSQLRVESGLFSVNGIASTYGEREPGASVALLGSSGQLEWAVVQGSAAQKYGFNVGTAVKIVRESH encoded by the coding sequence ATGTTTACCCCCGGCGGAATCATCGCGCTTACGACCGACTTTCAGGCCGATTCGTTTTACATCGCTGAAATGAAAGTCGCGGCCCATCGGGTCGCTCGGGATGCGATGATTGTCGACGTCACGCATGCCATCGCACCACAAGATGTCAAGCAAGCGAGTTGGACCCTTTTGCGGGCGATCGAAGCGTTTCCTGAGGGGACTGTCCACGTGGTGGTTGTTGATCCAGGCGTCGGGACCAACCGGAAGATTCTCGCGGCGATGATCCACGGACAGGTCATCATCGGACCAGATAATGGGTTGTTCGATGTCGTCGCATCACGCTATCCGGTGACAGCCGTCGTTGAACTGAACAACGAAGTCTATTTCGGACCGCGTCGTTCCTGCACGTTCCATGGACGAGACATCATGGCCCCGGTCGCGGGGCATCTGGTTCGGGGAATTCCTTTGGTAAGTCTTGGCGATGCTATTCACAGGCCGTTGGTCACTCCTCAGGCGAAGGCCAATAGTTTCGCCGAGGGGACTGAGAACGAGATACATGGTCAGTTCGTTTACGCCGATTCGTTTGGGAATTGTGTTACGAATATCTTTGAAGACGACATCCCCGATGATTGGGATCGTTCGCAGCTACGAGTCGAGTCAGGGTTGTTTTCTGTTAACGGCATTGCCTCCACCTATGGCGAGCGTGAGCCTGGGGCTTCGGTGGCCTTGCTGGGCTCTTCCGGGCAATTAGAGTGGGCAGTTGTGCAGGGAAGTGCCGCCCAGAAGTATGGGTTCAATGTGGGGACGGCCGTTAAGATCGTGCGTGAAAGCCACTGA
- a CDS encoding TraR/DksA family transcriptional regulator, giving the protein MGSTRSSQGAYSKSEAQPYLEKLKLLRSRMLGDTNYLADSALKRTRSEAAGDLSKMPIHMADIGSDNYEQEFSLNLLAAEQVTLAEIDSALARIESGEYGACVECGQRIKKSRLNAIPFTHYCIDCASERDQESRG; this is encoded by the coding sequence ATGGGAAGTACACGCAGTAGCCAAGGGGCTTACTCCAAGAGTGAGGCCCAGCCGTATCTAGAGAAACTGAAGCTATTGCGATCTCGCATGCTCGGCGATACGAACTATCTGGCGGATTCCGCTCTGAAACGGACCCGCAGCGAAGCTGCCGGTGACCTCTCGAAGATGCCGATCCATATGGCCGACATTGGGTCGGACAATTACGAGCAGGAATTCTCTTTGAATCTCCTGGCGGCCGAGCAGGTGACCTTGGCAGAGATTGATTCTGCCCTGGCCAGAATTGAATCAGGCGAGTATGGTGCTTGCGTCGAGTGTGGACAACGCATCAAGAAGTCGCGACTCAATGCCATCCCCTTCACCCACTACTGTATCGACTGTGCCAGCGAGCGAGACCAAGAAAGCCGTGGATAG
- a CDS encoding SAM hydroxide adenosyltransferase, whose amino-acid sequence MPSRIFGKVVSISETGDAITDLAHGQLADIPQSDQTSIECGGHTTLGIFPLDHDQPEMTYVAVLGSSGCLELSLIGDSAAKFLGLKVNDEVTIKW is encoded by the coding sequence GTGCCGAGTCGTATTTTCGGAAAAGTCGTATCCATCTCGGAAACGGGAGACGCCATTACCGACTTGGCTCATGGGCAGTTGGCGGATATCCCTCAAAGCGATCAGACCTCGATCGAGTGTGGCGGACACACGACATTGGGTATCTTTCCGCTGGATCACGATCAGCCTGAGATGACTTATGTAGCGGTTCTCGGCAGTAGTGGTTGCCTGGAACTTTCTCTGATTGGTGACAGTGCAGCGAAGTTTCTAGGACTGAAAGTCAACGACGAAGTCACAATTAAGTGGTAG
- the gatC gene encoding Asp-tRNA(Asn)/Glu-tRNA(Gln) amidotransferase subunit GatC, translating to MSSLTREEVEKVSLLARLRLSEEELSTMTEQMSQIVSYVELLEEVNTDDVEPMAHAVEQTNIFAEDAVHQSLPRDAALANAPKRDDECFRVPAVLGD from the coding sequence ATGTCCTCGCTGACCCGAGAAGAAGTCGAAAAGGTTTCGCTGCTGGCGCGTTTGCGTTTGTCGGAGGAAGAGCTCTCGACCATGACCGAGCAGATGAGTCAGATCGTCAGCTACGTCGAGCTTCTGGAAGAGGTCAATACCGACGATGTCGAGCCGATGGCTCACGCCGTCGAACAGACGAATATCTTCGCTGAAGACGCCGTGCACCAGTCGCTACCACGCGACGCTGCCCTGGCCAACGCCCCGAAGCGGGACGACGAGTGCTTCCGCGTTCCGGCCGTTTTAGGCGACTAG
- the rpmB gene encoding 50S ribosomal protein L28, which yields MANVCEICGKGHSMGNKVTLRGKAKYLGGVGTKITGITRRKFKPNLQTAKAVMPDGEHKKLKVCTQCIRSGYVKKVVRHRPFKLPSEERGR from the coding sequence ATGGCCAACGTGTGTGAAATTTGTGGCAAGGGCCACAGCATGGGCAACAAAGTTACCCTCCGTGGTAAGGCGAAGTACCTGGGCGGTGTTGGTACCAAAATCACTGGCATCACGCGTCGTAAGTTCAAGCCGAACTTGCAGACTGCTAAGGCTGTGATGCCCGATGGCGAACACAAGAAGCTGAAGGTTTGCACACAATGCATCCGCAGCGGTTATGTGAAGAAGGTTGTGCGTCACCGCCCCTTCAAGCTGCCTTCGGAAGAACGCGGTCGCTAA
- the hisN gene encoding histidinol-phosphatase: MSMNNSQSDLEKRLETARRLARLAGKSTLEHFQRADLTYEKKEDSSPVTVADENAEKIIRQGLAEEFPDDGIIGEEFGSQEGSTGFNWIVDPIDGTKAFIAGVPLFGTMIGIEKDGKSRIGVVYIPGLDEMISAAEGQGAWYERPNHDPVRAQVNKTAKLADGIMVTSQVSTFNKRNATQSFLELEERSFVTRTWGDCYGYMLVATGRAVCMIDPMMSIWDAAALQPIMEEAGGTFTSWTGESTIYSGDGIGTNGMVLEEILEVCRKYPMPE, translated from the coding sequence ATGTCCATGAACAACTCACAAAGCGATCTCGAAAAGCGTTTGGAAACAGCACGTCGTCTGGCTCGTCTGGCCGGGAAAAGCACGTTGGAGCACTTCCAGCGTGCGGATCTTACTTATGAAAAGAAGGAAGATTCCTCCCCGGTCACCGTAGCCGACGAAAATGCCGAAAAGATTATTCGCCAAGGGCTTGCCGAAGAGTTTCCCGACGATGGCATCATCGGTGAAGAGTTCGGCAGCCAGGAAGGCTCGACTGGATTCAACTGGATTGTCGATCCTATCGACGGTACCAAGGCGTTCATCGCCGGCGTGCCTCTTTTTGGAACCATGATTGGTATTGAAAAGGATGGAAAATCCCGCATCGGGGTGGTTTATATTCCTGGGCTGGACGAAATGATCTCGGCTGCCGAAGGTCAGGGGGCCTGGTACGAGCGACCCAATCACGACCCGGTCCGTGCCCAGGTCAACAAGACCGCGAAGCTGGCTGATGGGATCATGGTGACCAGCCAGGTGAGCACATTCAACAAGCGTAACGCCACGCAAAGCTTCCTCGAGCTTGAGGAAAGGTCTTTCGTAACCAGAACTTGGGGCGATTGCTACGGTTATATGCTCGTCGCCACCGGGCGTGCCGTGTGCATGATCGACCCGATGATGAGCATCTGGGATGCAGCGGCCCTGCAGCCCATAATGGAAGAAGCTGGCGGGACATTCACCAGTTGGACCGGCGAATCGACCATCTACAGCGGCGACGGGATTGGGACCAACGGCATGGTGCTCGAGGAAATCCTGGAAGTTTGCCGCAAGTATCCGATGCCGGAATAG